In Chelmon rostratus isolate fCheRos1 chromosome 9, fCheRos1.pri, whole genome shotgun sequence, the following proteins share a genomic window:
- the hdx gene encoding highly divergent homeobox, translating into MAAPFPSSSRMDAWPQRRGLQTMNLRSVFTAEQQRILERYYENGMTNQSKACFQLILQCAQEAKLDFSVVRTWVGNKRRKLASKVEQNGGVAHSLSTHGLAGGLLSNHTLAGGALSNHSLAAGALLPAEMAAARNIQNRVHLLPPSSSFPSFSSTSSSPSSSSPLSSGSNSNNNNNDVILTGIYSLNSVPRPRPRPAAPPSQSDSDLSAHTSSSLINQALQSRSTSTSSPLHSKLASLSQNLSSLTSASGPLVYTAVRKGTSSLGEAGVSAGAGVVPHSWTRQYGAAQTRPWSSSSQSQTQPRPHSNPQPQPPAPQKIRVSLPVQNSGPPSEQTPRIQQVFTLSERGEGDRLRPSHASTRKGQETHRPTPHLLDTSHNFSIAMETGDEEDEWQREEELANMAARTHIHRERTSASPAGAEVSVVRGSHTPPMMSSRPALLHSNTTLQGSYSLTAQTSLTGQSSSQTSVGVSAAPWVISNSRKRTLQDRTQFSDGDLIQLKRYWDRGMTSLGSVCREKITAAANQLNVDTEIVKTWISNRRRKYRLMGIEIPAPKGGPAVFTTSSPGNESPLGFSPDEERLRTPELGDDLNDGGSVCLSEDGTVDSQHRDGEDGIDVPAAAPPANNVKIEVIDEDEEEDDDYDGEFVTSDLEQVQNLLEFKHEEVQFLENELENQKQKYLELASFTKSLLSALRNNDLERQQELIASLPQPSDQAWDMTVERGAQPAAASADASSDHDDSPAAGASGVEPRPAPAYEEAPLVTINEDDTTTEVTEPSASEEQLQEAAPEQK; encoded by the exons ATGGCAGCCCCGTTCCCCTCCAGTAGCAGAATGGATGCGTGGCCACAAAGGCGTGGTCTGCAGACT ATGAACCTGCGGTCAGTGTTTACGGCTGAACAGCAGAGGATCCTGGAGCGTTACTATGAGAATGGGATGACCAATCAGAGCAAGGCTTGCTTCCAACTAATACTGCAGTGTGCTCAGGAGGCCAAACTGGACTTCAGCGTCGTCCGG ACATGGGTTGGCAACAAAAGGCGTAAGCTGGCCTCCAAGGTAGAACAGAACGGAGGTGTGGCTCATTCCTTGTCCACTCACGGGCTCGCTGGGGGACTGCTCTCCAATCACACATTAGCCGGAGGTGCtctgtccaatcatagcttggCGGCGGGGGCACTGCTTCCCGCTGAAATGGCTGCAGCACGGAACATCCAGAATCGCGTGCAccttctccctccatcctcgtCCTTCCCTTCTTTCTCGTCGAcgtcttcctctccttcctcctcttctcccctcagCAGCggaagcaacagcaacaacaacaacaatgacgTCATACTGACCGGGATCTACTCTCTCAACTCCGTCCCCCGACCCCGACCAAGACCCGCAGCACCCCCGTCTCAGTCAGACTCTGATCTTTCTGCGCACACATCCTCGTCTCTGATCAACCAGGCCCTGCAGAGCAGgagcacctccacctcctcaccccTTCACTCCAAGCTGGCCTCGCTCTCTCAAAACCTCTCATCCCTCACATCAGCCTCAGGGCCTTTAGTCTACACTGCAGTCAGGAAAGGGACTTCATCCCTTGGGGAGGCAGGGGTAAGTGCAGGAGCAGGGGTAGTACCTCACAGCTGGACTAGGCAGTACGGTGCAGCGCAAACTCGCCCTTGGTCCTCGTCCTCACAGTCCCAGACTCAACCCAGACCTCACTCCAACCCCCAACCTCAACCACCTGCCCCTCAGAAGATTCGGGTCTCCCTCCCAGTACAAAACTCTGGTCCCCCCTCTGAGCAGACACCTCGTATCCAGCAGGTCTTTACCTTGTCAGAGAGAGGCGAGGGGGACCGACTTAGGCCGAGTCACGCGTCTACCCGGAAAGGCCAGGAGACTCATAGGCCAACACCCCATCTTCTGGACACCAGTCATAACTTCTCCATCGCCATGGAAACtggagatgaagaagatgagTGGCAAAGGGAAGAGGAGTTGGCAAATATGGCCGCTCGGACACACATCCACAGGGAGCGGACGTCAGCCAGCCCCGCCGGAGCCGAAGTGTCTGTGGTGAGAGGAAGCCACACACCCCCCATGATGAGCTCCAGACCCGCACTGCTTCACAGCAACACAACTCTTCAGGGCAGCTACTCCCTCACAGCACAGACCTCACTTACAGGGCAATCCAGCTCACAG aCTTCAGTTGGAGTGTCTGCTGCCCCCTGGGTTATCAGCAACTCCAGAAAGAGAACa ctgcaggatCGGACCCAGTTCAGTGACGGGGATCTCATCCAACTGAAGCGCTACTGGGACCGAGGCATGACCAGCCTGGGCTCAGTCTGCAGGGAAAAGATCACTGCTGCAGCGAACCAGCTCAATGTAGACACTGAAATAGTCAAG ACATGGATCAGTAACAGACGGAGGAAGTACCGCCTGATGGGTATTGAAATCCCTGCACCTAAAGGTGGGCCTGCTGTATTCACAACCTCATCCCCAGGAAACGAATCTCCACTGGGCTTCAGCCCTGACGAGGAGCGGCTCAGAACGCCCGAGCTCGGAGACGACTTGAATGACGGGggatctgtctgcctgtctgaag ATGGCACCGTCGACTCTcaacacagagatggagaagatggAATAGATGTGCCCGCTGCTGCTCCACCAGCCAATAATGTG aagaTCGAAGTAATTgatgaggacgaggaggaagatgaCGATTATGATGGCGAATTTGTGACTTCAGACCTAGAGCAAGTGCAGAACTTGCTGGAATTCAAG CACGAGGAGGTGCAGTTCTTAGAGAATGAGCTAGagaaccaaaaacaaaaatacctGGAGCTTGCGAGCTTCACAAAGAGCCTGCTCAGCGCTCTGAGGAATAATGACCTGGAGAGACAGCAG gaGCTCATTGCCAGTCTACCTCAGCCTTCAGACCAGGCCTGGGACATGACTGTGGAGAGAGGAGCCCAGCCTGCTGCGGCGTCAGCAGACGCATCCTCCGACCACGACGACTCCCCGGCGGCCGGCGCGAGCGGTGTGGAGCCTCGGCCGGCCCCAGCATATGAAGAAGCCCCGCTGGTCACCATAAACGAAGACGATACAACGACCGAAGTTACTGAGCCCTCTgcatcagaggagcagctgcaggaagcagcTCCAGAGCAAAAGTGA